AAAAAATACCGTGACGGTTCCGGAGGACGCTGATGCCGATTCCCGGATTTGAGGCGATCACCCCCCGGGACATTTCGGAACCCCGGCTGGGGGTGGGCATTCTGGGGTGTGGGTTCATGGGCAAAGTCCATGCCAACGGCTATCGCAAGATCCCCTACACGTATGCCGACCCTCCCTGTTTTCCGGAGTTGGTGGCCATGGCCGGCCGAAACGCCGAACGGGTGAGGGACACCGCCCGCCGCTTCGGGTTTCTGGGGTATTACACCGACTGGGAAAAACAAGTCTGCGATCCCCGTATTCAGGTATTCGACAATTGCGCTCCTGATGACCTCCATGCCGAACCCAGTATCGCCGCTATGCGGGAGGGAAAACATGTCCTGTGTGAGAAGCCCCTGGCCCTGACCGCCGCCGAAGCCTTCCGGATGTGGCGCCAGGCCGAGCGTTCCGGGGTCAAACACATGTGTTGCTATAACTACCGGTTTATTCCGGCGGTACGTCTGGCCCGTCAACTCCTGACAGAGGGTGTTCTGGGCAGGGTATACCAGTTCCGGGCCCGCTATCTGCAGGAATCGGGCCATCTGTCTGATGAGGTGATGGAACAGGTCTGGTACGCCTCGGGGACGGCATCGGGGGTGCTTTTGGGGATCGGCAGCCACATCGTGGACATGGCCCGCTATCTCGTCGGAGAGATCCGTTCGGTCAGCGGCCTGGTGAAAACTTTTCACGCAACTCGGTGCAACCGGCAGGGGAGCCGCCAGCCGGTGGAAACGGATGAAGGTAACCTGGCTCTGCTCGAATTCGAAAACGGAGCAGTAGGGAGTCTGGAGTCCTCCGGGGTTTCCACCGGGCGGAAAAACCAGTTGACCTGGGAGATCAACGGCTCATTGGGTAGTATGGTTTTTGATCTGGAGGACCTCAACCATCTCCAGGTGTACCTCCACGAACAAGTTCATCCGGAAACCCGGGGATTCTCCAATGTCTCGGTCACCAACCCCGGTCATCCCCTGCAGTCTCTCATCCTGCCGCCCGGTCACAACTCGGGCTGGGAGTACGGGCACGTCCACGCCCTGGCGCATTTTCTGAATTGTGTGGTCAACGATACACCGGTCAAGCCTCATGCCGCCGATTTCTATGACGGGTACCTGGTCCAGGTGATTATGGAAGCGATCAAAGCCTCGGCGGCGGAGGGTAAGAAGATTTTGATTTCAGAACACAGAAAGTCTGTTGAAGGCACCCGGTGAAGCGTTATTCAAGTCATCTCCCGCACTGACTCACACAGGGCCCGGAG
The sequence above is a segment of the Atribacteraceae bacterium genome. Coding sequences within it:
- a CDS encoding Gfo/Idh/MocA family oxidoreductase, which translates into the protein MPIPGFEAITPRDISEPRLGVGILGCGFMGKVHANGYRKIPYTYADPPCFPELVAMAGRNAERVRDTARRFGFLGYYTDWEKQVCDPRIQVFDNCAPDDLHAEPSIAAMREGKHVLCEKPLALTAAEAFRMWRQAERSGVKHMCCYNYRFIPAVRLARQLLTEGVLGRVYQFRARYLQESGHLSDEVMEQVWYASGTASGVLLGIGSHIVDMARYLVGEIRSVSGLVKTFHATRCNRQGSRQPVETDEGNLALLEFENGAVGSLESSGVSTGRKNQLTWEINGSLGSMVFDLEDLNHLQVYLHEQVHPETRGFSNVSVTNPGHPLQSLILPPGHNSGWEYGHVHALAHFLNCVVNDTPVKPHAADFYDGYLVQVIMEAIKASAAEGKKILISEHRKSVEGTR